The following coding sequences lie in one Eubacterium ventriosum genomic window:
- a CDS encoding head maturation protease, ClpP-related, with protein MTEGRQRKKPRNKNEVQRFWNFVPDEERNTAEMLLYGEISEYSWYGDEITPSVFNQELKDLGAVDEITVRINSGGGDVFAAVAIYTRLKEHKAKISVKIDGWCASAATIIAMAGDTIEISVGGVFMIHDPLAGLIGYYNTTDLENIVKELETIKQSIVNCYMTVTDKSEEEIKSLMTNEGEWFTGEEAVEAGFCTAVMFTDVDTEVENAEKVIVNSVPIGLERFSTIPKGLLGYANSHNNNYKTNGKNKEGNNMTLEEFKKNHPDVANAYKTEILAGAKDNAGADTQAAVEAERARNKAIDEITLPGFEDLAKKAKYEEPVSAEAFAMQIVAAQKKTGQAFLNDREDDVDKSGVKDVTPTSNNGGQGEDNDPFGDIIDQMYPQTK; from the coding sequence ATGACGGAGGGCAGACAGAGGAAGAAACCGAGGAATAAGAACGAAGTACAAAGGTTTTGGAACTTTGTGCCGGACGAAGAGAGAAACACGGCAGAAATGCTATTGTACGGCGAAATCTCCGAGTATTCGTGGTATGGGGATGAAATCACACCAAGCGTATTTAACCAAGAGTTAAAAGACTTGGGGGCGGTAGATGAAATAACCGTGCGTATCAATTCGGGCGGAGGGGATGTATTTGCAGCAGTAGCAATATATACCCGATTAAAAGAGCATAAGGCGAAAATATCGGTAAAAATTGACGGTTGGTGTGCAAGTGCAGCAACTATTATTGCTATGGCGGGCGATACCATAGAAATATCTGTAGGCGGTGTATTTATGATACACGACCCATTAGCCGGATTGATTGGATACTACAATACAACAGATTTGGAAAATATCGTTAAGGAATTGGAAACAATCAAACAATCTATTGTTAATTGCTATATGACCGTTACGGACAAGTCGGAGGAAGAGATAAAAAGCCTTATGACAAATGAGGGCGAATGGTTCACAGGCGAGGAAGCAGTAGAAGCAGGCTTTTGTACCGCTGTAATGTTTACAGATGTGGATACAGAGGTAGAAAATGCGGAAAAAGTAATTGTAAATTCCGTACCTATCGGCTTGGAGAGATTCAGCACGATACCAAAAGGATTATTAGGCTACGCCAATAGCCATAATAATAACTATAAAACCAATGGAAAAAACAAGGAGGGCAATAACATGACATTGGAAGAGTTTAAAAAGAACCACCCGGACGTAGCCAATGCGTATAAAACCGAGATTTTGGCAGGAGCAAAAGACAACGCCGGAGCGGACACACAGGCAGCAGTAGAAGCAGAAAGGGCAAGAAATAAGGCGATTGATGAAATCACATTGCCGGGATTTGAGGATTTGGCAAAAAAAGCAAAATATGAAGAGCCTGTAAGTGCGGAAGCGTTTGCAATGCAGATTGTAGCAGCACAGAAAAAGACAGGGCAGGCGTTTTTAAACGACCGTGAGGATGATGTAGATAAATCGGGAGTAAAAGACGTAACCCCAACTTCTAACAATGGCGGACAGGGAGAAGATAACGACCCATTCGGCGATATTATCGACCAGATGTATCCGCAGACAAAATAA
- a CDS encoding ParB/RepB/Spo0J family partition protein, with amino-acid sequence MAGFNINDLLNAKSKGAAVQAEGPAEQEQEFKVTMLDVEDLMPSKDNFYSTENIDELAMSIELVGHIEQNLVVKPEAHGKYEVVAGHRRRLAALKLVQEGKEEYRKVPCLIKKESDTIKDKLSLIFTNATARQLTDWEKVQQAKELKEILTEYKKALQEENKDKPKEEREKMGRIRDIVAQMLNTSTTQVGRMEAIENNLSQEFKDELEKGNINISTAHELSRLDKDGQKQAYEKYEEKGELHISDVKEEPKTEITDEQAEQVQKAIKEALKGEVNRAVFKVKGNVAAVEKELVKHFSKTFTAKTLELNGKEFIYRFQTEGMAIQIKEDWSTYIIEYSDLAEIVALMIETEELAYDDSTEEAPQGPAEEEDAEETQESGFMNEPEETQEDEEENDNLPGQQDMSDYPEYVPEPQEKGLSFTEWISKKYGTGQYNMIQKEVRKVIMTESENGNICPAEWENRLTNALSVWVMSKTAEYKKYLQG; translated from the coding sequence ATGGCAGGATTTAATATTAACGATTTACTCAATGCAAAAAGCAAAGGGGCAGCAGTACAGGCAGAGGGACCGGCAGAACAGGAACAGGAATTTAAGGTAACTATGCTTGATGTGGAGGACTTAATGCCGAGCAAGGATAATTTTTATTCCACGGAAAACATAGACGAATTAGCAATGTCTATTGAATTGGTCGGACACATTGAGCAGAACTTGGTAGTAAAGCCGGAAGCACACGGAAAATACGAAGTAGTCGCAGGACACCGCCGTAGACTTGCAGCCTTGAAGTTGGTACAGGAGGGCAAAGAGGAATATAGAAAAGTGCCGTGCCTTATCAAAAAGGAATCAGACACAATCAAGGATAAGTTAAGTCTTATATTTACCAATGCAACGGCAAGACAGCTTACGGATTGGGAAAAAGTGCAGCAGGCAAAGGAATTAAAAGAAATCCTTACCGAGTATAAGAAAGCCTTACAGGAAGAAAACAAGGATAAGCCAAAAGAGGAAAGGGAGAAAATGGGGCGTATCCGTGATATTGTGGCACAGATGCTTAATACATCTACTACACAGGTTGGAAGAATGGAAGCCATTGAAAACAATTTATCACAGGAGTTTAAAGATGAATTGGAAAAAGGCAATATCAATATTTCTACCGCCCACGAACTTAGCCGACTTGATAAAGATGGGCAGAAGCAGGCTTACGAAAAATACGAAGAAAAAGGCGAGTTACATATAAGTGATGTGAAAGAAGAACCGAAAACGGAGATTACAGACGAACAGGCGGAACAGGTGCAGAAAGCAATTAAGGAAGCCTTAAAGGGAGAGGTAAACCGTGCGGTATTCAAAGTAAAAGGCAATGTGGCAGCAGTTGAAAAGGAATTGGTTAAGCATTTTTCAAAGACATTTACCGCCAAGACCTTAGAACTTAATGGAAAAGAATTTATTTACAGATTCCAAACGGAGGGAATGGCAATACAGATTAAGGAGGATTGGAGTACATATATTATCGAGTATTCCGACCTTGCAGAAATTGTTGCATTGATGATAGAAACGGAAGAATTAGCCTATGACGATTCCACAGAGGAAGCACCACAGGGACCGGCAGAGGAAGAGGATGCCGAGGAAACACAGGAAAGCGGTTTTATGAATGAGCCGGAAGAAACACAGGAGGACGAAGAGGAAAACGATAATTTACCGGGGCAGCAGGATATGAGCGATTACCCGGAATATGTACCCGAACCACAGGAAAAGGGATTATCCTTTACAGAGTGGATAAGCAAGAAATACGGAACAGGACAGTACAACATGATACAGAAAGAGGTACGAAAGGTTATTATGACAGAATCCGAAAACGGAAATATCTGCCCGGCAGAATGGGAAAACAGATTAACCAACGCCTTATCTGTATGGGTAATGAGCAAAACAGCAGAGTATAAGAAGTATTTACAGGGTTAG
- a CDS encoding major capsid protein has protein sequence MANISIYDPRTMGKLVERMPKVQTFIKSTFFRNVETFDTQKIDVDFKKGNRQLAPFVHKKIGGVTIDNEGYETNTYEPPLVAPNKITTVDDILKRTPGESLYGGKSPNQRAVEKMQRDFTELDEMITRREEWMCCQALFTGKIPILDKDGKELQAEIDFQFTNKVTLSGANAWNKKTGGKIKQLKEWRKQVQKKGFVNCNVCLMGADALEAFLIDEEVLKVLDTRRFEAAVITPKELPNGATYIGTIHEIAMDIYTYNEWYLDNWTNKEEPEDKPLLPANIVVLLSTEANYSMYYGAVGVTDEAGKTIEVVEGSRIPEQWVERRPPRRFLQLNSAPLCVPHEVDSWYVATVC, from the coding sequence ATGGCAAATATCAGCATTTACGACCCTAGAACAATGGGGAAACTTGTAGAGCGTATGCCTAAAGTGCAGACGTTCATTAAGTCTACTTTTTTCCGAAATGTCGAAACATTCGACACACAGAAGATTGATGTAGATTTTAAGAAAGGAAATCGACAGCTTGCACCATTCGTACATAAAAAGATTGGTGGCGTTACTATCGACAATGAGGGATACGAAACAAACACCTACGAGCCACCGCTTGTAGCACCAAACAAAATTACAACCGTAGACGATATTTTAAAGCGTACACCGGGCGAAAGCCTTTACGGCGGTAAATCCCCGAATCAGAGAGCAGTAGAGAAAATGCAGAGGGATTTTACAGAACTTGACGAAATGATTACACGCCGTGAGGAATGGATGTGCTGTCAGGCTTTATTTACGGGTAAAATTCCTATCCTTGACAAGGACGGAAAAGAGTTACAGGCAGAGATTGATTTTCAGTTTACCAACAAAGTTACATTAAGCGGTGCTAACGCTTGGAACAAAAAGACAGGCGGTAAGATTAAACAGTTAAAAGAGTGGAGAAAGCAGGTACAGAAGAAAGGTTTTGTAAACTGTAATGTATGCCTTATGGGTGCGGATGCCTTAGAAGCGTTCTTAATAGATGAAGAGGTATTAAAGGTACTTGATACAAGACGTTTTGAAGCTGCCGTTATCACTCCTAAGGAGTTGCCGAATGGTGCTACCTATATCGGTACTATTCACGAAATTGCTATGGATATTTATACATACAATGAGTGGTACTTAGATAACTGGACTAATAAAGAAGAGCCGGAGGACAAGCCTTTACTTCCTGCCAATATCGTAGTTCTTCTTTCAACGGAAGCAAATTACTCCATGTATTACGGTGCTGTCGGAGTAACGGACGAAGCCGGTAAGACAATCGAGGTAGTAGAGGGTTCGAGAATCCCGGAACAGTGGGTAGAGCGTAGACCTCCTAGAAGATTTTTACAGTTAAATTCAGCACCTCTTTGTGTACCTCACGAAGTAGATTCTTGGTATGTTGCTACCGTCTGCTAA
- a CDS encoding DNA cytosine methyltransferase, with protein sequence MVRTYKDITPTLVQNMGRGGGQTPCIMYEQRTIAIDQGGGKSQCGITTELSPTLTCTHGGEPVIYSEKRNVIPLRDEVTRNKASNGLGVGKVGGPCPTLTTADIHSVFYEAYQHHGYRESDTSGTLTAGQNNTVRGDTPLIVTDKKAFEENQHGGYRETQINGTLRAAGGSYGGGSETLITESTKTKGNIPSTPKKSIKDLLKKATQKVVYIIRRLTPVEGERLQGYPDDWTKYGADGNIIADTARYRAIGNSICVYCAERLYIGIIRILQEEEKDNERKDESLL encoded by the coding sequence GTGGTAAGAACTTATAAAGACATTACACCAACCTTAGTACAGAATATGGGGCGTGGCGGAGGTCAAACACCTTGTATTATGTACGAGCAAAGAACCATTGCCATAGACCAAGGCGGAGGTAAAAGCCAATGCGGTATAACAACGGAATTATCCCCAACACTCACATGTACGCACGGCGGAGAACCTGTAATATATTCTGAAAAAAGAAATGTTATCCCTTTAAGGGATGAAGTTACAAGAAATAAGGCAAGCAACGGATTAGGCGTTGGAAAGGTCGGGGGACCTTGCCCGACACTCACAACGGCAGACATTCACAGCGTATTTTACGAAGCCTACCAACACCACGGATACAGGGAAAGCGATACAAGCGGAACATTAACCGCAGGACAGAACAATACCGTAAGGGGAGATACCCCATTGATTGTAACCGATAAGAAAGCCTTTGAAGAGAATCAGCACGGAGGATACAGGGAAACACAGATTAACGGCACTTTAAGGGCAGCGGGGGGGTCTTACGGCGGAGGGTCGGAAACTCTGATAACAGAGAGTACCAAGACAAAGGGGAATATCCCTAGCACTCCGAAGAAAAGCATTAAAGACCTGTTGAAGAAAGCAACACAGAAAGTTGTATACATAATCCGCAGGCTTACACCTGTTGAGGGAGAACGATTACAGGGATACCCGGACGATTGGACGAAATATGGAGCAGACGGCAATATTATAGCCGATACGGCACGATACAGGGCAATAGGCAACAGTATATGCGTATATTGTGCGGAAAGGCTCTATATAGGCATTATACGAATCCTACAGGAGGAAGAAAAGGACAATGAAAGAAAAGACGAGAGCCTTTTATAA
- a CDS encoding ParA family protein, with product MKTIAIINMKGGCAKTTTSVNMGYILAEDYDKKVLIIDNDKQGNLSKACGVWNDEAPSFADVLTGDKTLTDVMQLGANGNIAVVPANMTLLTANLEVIKNEEIDQVTILSKELEKVKDVFDYCIIDCPPDINISVINALVAADEVIIPIKIDGYAFDGMKELEEQINNAKQLNPKLKFRGCLVTMFYNRDVCRQGEEYLQNQRYPVFRTHIRRTEKADEVTFTTQSLMQYSPRSGAARDYKTFVKEYLEG from the coding sequence ATGAAAACTATTGCAATTATTAACATGAAAGGCGGATGTGCCAAAACAACAACAAGCGTAAATATGGGTTATATCTTGGCAGAGGATTACGACAAAAAGGTATTGATTATTGATAATGATAAGCAGGGTAATTTATCCAAGGCGTGCGGTGTATGGAATGATGAAGCACCAAGTTTTGCGGATGTACTCACAGGGGATAAGACATTAACGGATGTAATGCAGCTCGGAGCAAATGGAAACATTGCGGTAGTACCTGCCAATATGACACTTTTAACCGCAAACCTTGAGGTAATCAAGAACGAGGAAATAGACCAGGTAACAATATTGTCTAAGGAATTGGAAAAGGTAAAAGATGTATTTGATTACTGCATTATTGATTGTCCGCCGGATATAAATATATCTGTTATCAATGCCTTAGTGGCAGCAGACGAGGTTATCATACCGATTAAGATTGACGGTTACGCATTTGACGGTATGAAAGAGTTGGAAGAACAGATAAACAATGCAAAGCAGCTTAACCCAAAGTTGAAGTTTAGAGGATGCCTTGTAACAATGTTTTACAACCGTGATGTATGCAGACAGGGAGAGGAATACTTGCAGAATCAGAGATACCCGGTATTCAGAACACACATTAGAAGAACGGAAAAGGCAGACGAGGTTACATTTACTACGCAAAGTCTTATGCAATATTCTCCGAGGTCGGGAGCAGCAAGAGATTATAAGACATTCGTTAAGGAGTATTTGGAGGGATAG
- a CDS encoding DNA cytosine methyltransferase gives MKQLTLGSLFDGIGGFCYAAGIPSGIDTGCTIKPLWAAEVEPNCIDITRYRFKDVMHVGSVTELKGDEIQPVDIITFGSPCQDLSIAGKRKGLKGNRSGLFTHAIRIIREMRLATNGKYPTFIIWENVPGAFSSNNGEDFRAVLEKVTNANIPMPASGKWATAGMVRGGEVDTAWRVLDAQYWGVPQRRKRIYLIGDFGGQRAGEILFKSESVLGYTPKSKEQRAEAAGQSTNSLRTESSRGGGGLRS, from the coding sequence TTGAAACAATTAACACTAGGTAGCCTGTTTGATGGTATAGGAGGTTTCTGCTATGCAGCAGGAATACCGAGCGGGATAGATACAGGATGCACCATTAAACCGTTATGGGCCGCAGAGGTAGAACCGAATTGCATTGACATAACAAGATACCGCTTTAAGGATGTAATGCACGTTGGGAGCGTTACGGAACTTAAAGGGGATGAAATACAACCCGTGGATATTATAACTTTTGGAAGTCCTTGCCAAGATTTGAGCATAGCAGGAAAGAGAAAAGGACTTAAAGGCAATCGTTCCGGGTTATTCACACACGCAATAAGAATTATAAGAGAAATGAGGTTAGCAACAAATGGAAAATATCCAACTTTCATTATTTGGGAGAATGTACCCGGAGCTTTTTCAAGTAACAACGGAGAGGATTTTAGAGCCGTGCTTGAAAAAGTCACAAACGCCAATATTCCAATGCCTGCAAGTGGCAAATGGGCAACCGCAGGAATGGTTAGAGGGGGAGAGGTTGACACCGCTTGGAGAGTCCTTGATGCTCAATATTGGGGAGTACCCCAGCGTAGAAAACGAATCTACCTTATCGGAGATTTTGGAGGACAACGTGCCGGAGAAATATTATTTAAGTCCGAAAGCGTGCTTGGGTATACTCCGAAGAGCAAAGAACAAAGGGCGGAAGCTGCCGGACAATCTACGAATAGCCTTAGAACAGAAAGTAGCCGAGGGGGGGGAGGTCTTAGGTCTTGA
- a CDS encoding phage terminase large subunit family protein: protein MKRETIDLFNRIFKVLEPPPDLTLSQWADRYRRLSSESGSKGGKWNTEKAPWQREIMDAITDISVEKVVVMSAAQMGKTDAFLLNTIGYYMHYDPCTILCMQPTLSLAETMSKDRLMPMVRDTPALRDKINEKSRTAGNTIFKKAFPGGRITMTGANSPTELRSRPIRILLADEIDAYPPTAGAEGDPLILAGKRLTTYWNRKEVDTSTPTIKGASRIEMEYEHSTMEEWNVPCPSCGELQPLEWSNLIYKVDADGEIESTTYVCAKCGVVHTEVEWKEHFNEGRYVAKYPNRKVRGFHFNSLASTFFGWDKIVKGFIEADQALKKGNIELMKSWVNTELGQTWEEQGEKASKDDLLKRRERYRCEVPDEVIAITAGIDTQDDRFEVEVVGWGVEHESYGIIYKRIYGDLKQSEVWKNLDDFLKQTFKKADGTAMRISCACMDSGGHFTNKVYRFCKARTARKIFAIKGGNEGTARPYISKPTKNNREQAYLFTLGVDTGKSLLLQRLQIEEEGPGYCHFPKDENEYIRGYDEDYFKGLTAEKQVLKYKKGRPYFVWELTGETKRNEPLDCRNYAQAAIEITGLTLKEPPKKKTEVQVTRKQTRRRGNRSGGIA, encoded by the coding sequence ATGAAGAGGGAAACGATTGACCTTTTCAACAGAATATTTAAGGTCTTAGAGCCACCGCCCGACTTGACATTATCACAATGGGCGGACAGATACCGCCGTTTGTCCTCTGAATCGGGTAGCAAAGGCGGTAAGTGGAATACAGAAAAAGCACCTTGGCAGCGGGAAATTATGGATGCAATAACGGATATATCTGTTGAAAAAGTTGTAGTTATGAGTGCTGCACAAATGGGAAAAACGGATGCTTTTTTGCTTAATACAATAGGCTATTATATGCACTATGACCCATGCACCATATTGTGTATGCAGCCGACCTTATCCCTTGCGGAAACAATGAGCAAAGATAGGCTTATGCCAATGGTACGAGATACCCCGGCATTAAGGGATAAGATAAATGAGAAAAGCCGAACCGCAGGAAACACAATCTTTAAAAAAGCGTTTCCGGGCGGACGTATCACAATGACAGGTGCAAACTCTCCAACAGAGTTACGAAGCCGACCAATCCGTATATTATTAGCGGACGAGATAGACGCTTACCCACCAACAGCAGGAGCGGAGGGGGACCCTCTGATACTTGCAGGGAAACGACTTACAACATATTGGAATCGAAAAGAGGTAGACACAAGCACGCCAACGATAAAAGGGGCAAGCCGTATAGAAATGGAGTACGAACATTCCACTATGGAAGAATGGAATGTGCCTTGCCCGAGTTGCGGAGAATTACAACCGTTGGAATGGAGTAATTTAATCTATAAAGTGGATGCAGACGGGGAAATAGAAAGTACAACCTATGTATGTGCGAAATGCGGAGTAGTACATACAGAAGTTGAGTGGAAAGAGCATTTTAATGAGGGGCGGTATGTGGCAAAATATCCAAACCGTAAAGTGCGAGGATTCCACTTTAATTCCTTGGCATCTACTTTTTTTGGTTGGGATAAGATTGTAAAAGGCTTTATCGAAGCGGACCAGGCATTAAAAAAAGGCAATATCGAACTTATGAAATCTTGGGTTAATACCGAATTGGGGCAGACTTGGGAGGAACAGGGCGAGAAAGCAAGTAAAGATGACCTGTTGAAGCGTAGGGAAAGATACCGTTGCGAAGTGCCGGACGAAGTTATAGCAATCACGGCAGGAATAGATACACAGGATGACCGCTTTGAGGTCGAGGTAGTAGGTTGGGGCGTGGAACACGAAAGCTACGGCATAATCTACAAGAGAATATACGGAGATTTGAAACAATCGGAAGTATGGAAGAACCTTGACGATTTTTTAAAGCAGACATTTAAAAAAGCAGACGGTACGGCAATGAGAATATCATGTGCCTGTATGGATTCGGGCGGACATTTTACCAATAAGGTATATAGATTCTGCAAGGCGAGAACTGCAAGAAAGATATTTGCAATAAAGGGAGGTAATGAGGGTACAGCAAGACCATACATATCAAAGCCGACAAAAAACAACAGGGAGCAGGCATATTTATTTACCCTTGGAGTTGATACAGGTAAATCCCTTTTGTTGCAGAGGTTACAGATTGAGGAAGAGGGCCCCGGATACTGCCATTTCCCGAAAGACGAAAACGAATATATCCGAGGATATGACGAGGATTATTTTAAAGGTCTTACGGCAGAGAAACAGGTATTAAAATACAAAAAAGGCAGACCGTATTTTGTATGGGAACTTACAGGAGAAACAAAACGAAATGAGCCTTTAGATTGCAGAAACTACGCACAGGCAGCAATAGAAATTACAGGATTAACCCTAAAAGAGCCACCGAAGAAAAAAACAGAGGTGCAGGTAACACGAAAACAAACAAGACGTAGAGGAAATAGAAGCGGAGGTATAGCATAA
- a CDS encoding DUF6148 family protein has translation MAAITLEVAKKHLEMWLEAESEVAINQSYTIGGKSFTRANLAEIRKQIEYWSNKVAELENLAKKKGRNRVYRIVPRDL, from the coding sequence ATGGCAGCAATAACACTTGAAGTCGCAAAAAAACACTTAGAAATGTGGTTGGAAGCGGAAAGCGAGGTAGCAATAAACCAATCATACACAATAGGCGGAAAGTCCTTTACAAGGGCAAATTTGGCAGAAATCCGCAAACAGATAGAATATTGGAGTAATAAAGTGGCGGAATTGGAGAATTTAGCAAAGAAAAAGGGCAGAAACAGGGTATACAGGATTGTACCGAGAGATTTATAG
- a CDS encoding phage portal protein encodes MINSGYGNYGASATKKSLIGWTHGGGSHREDVEDNIDPLRQRSRDLFYGGSNVATGAIKRLRTNTIGIGLHLKASINEEVLKIEPEEARELEETIEREFAHWADSTNCDLERIDNFYQLQQLAFLNALLSGDSFALMTTTKRVGSVYDLRIQTLEADRVSTPDNERVNPLFCEGVEKNKAGEVVAYYVSKFHPLSFADREPREWVRVLAYGEKTGRRNILHIMNRERIGQVRGVPFLAPVIDTIKQLGRYTEAEVLAAVINGLFTVFIEKESASDDVPFGESIPEEMQVDQEDENSIELAPGAVIDLGEGEKANMVNPGRPNPNFDPFVIAVLKQIGAALEIPYEILIMAFSSNYSASRAAILEFFKVVKMYRAWFVADFCQPIYEEWLSEAVAKGRIKAPGFFTDPIIKDAYCSAEWTGPSAGQLDPTKEVEAAEKRVQGGYSTREREARELTGTDFYKNIKQRKREEELLKEVTGGAKTDTQTVENINGREESDTENNPDNDGGQTEEETEE; translated from the coding sequence ATGATTAACAGCGGTTACGGAAACTACGGTGCAAGTGCCACAAAGAAAAGTCTTATAGGTTGGACGCACGGCGGAGGTAGCCACAGGGAGGATGTAGAGGACAATATAGACCCTTTAAGGCAGAGGTCTAGGGATTTGTTCTATGGTGGCTCAAATGTTGCCACAGGGGCAATAAAAAGGCTTAGAACCAATACTATAGGAATTGGGTTACACCTAAAAGCATCAATCAATGAGGAAGTATTAAAGATTGAGCCGGAGGAAGCAAGGGAGTTAGAGGAAACGATAGAAAGAGAATTTGCACATTGGGCGGATTCTACGAATTGTGACCTTGAAAGGATAGACAACTTTTATCAGTTGCAGCAGTTAGCATTTTTAAATGCGTTGCTTAGTGGCGATTCATTCGCACTAATGACAACAACCAAGAGAGTAGGGAGCGTTTACGACCTTAGAATACAAACCCTTGAAGCAGACAGGGTAAGCACCCCGGATAACGAAAGGGTAAACCCTCTGTTTTGTGAGGGTGTGGAAAAGAACAAAGCAGGAGAGGTTGTTGCCTACTATGTATCAAAGTTTCATCCGCTATCGTTTGCAGATAGAGAACCGAGAGAGTGGGTAAGGGTACTTGCATACGGAGAGAAAACAGGACGAAGAAATATATTACACATTATGAACAGGGAGCGAATCGGACAAGTCCGAGGAGTTCCCTTTTTAGCACCCGTAATTGACACAATAAAGCAGTTAGGACGATACACCGAAGCGGAAGTATTGGCAGCAGTCATTAACGGATTGTTTACCGTGTTCATTGAAAAAGAAAGTGCAAGTGATGATGTGCCGTTTGGGGAAAGCATCCCGGAAGAGATGCAGGTAGACCAAGAGGACGAAAACAGTATTGAGCTTGCACCCGGGGCAGTAATCGACCTTGGAGAGGGAGAAAAAGCCAATATGGTAAACCCGGGCAGACCAAACCCAAACTTTGACCCGTTTGTAATTGCGGTACTAAAGCAGATAGGGGCAGCCTTGGAAATTCCATACGAAATACTGATTATGGCTTTTTCAAGTAACTATTCCGCATCAAGGGCCGCAATTCTTGAATTTTTCAAGGTTGTAAAGATGTATCGGGCGTGGTTTGTAGCTGATTTTTGCCAACCAATCTATGAAGAATGGTTAAGCGAAGCGGTAGCAAAAGGAAGAATAAAAGCACCCGGATTTTTTACAGACCCGATTATAAAAGATGCCTATTGTTCGGCGGAGTGGACGGGACCGAGTGCCGGACAGCTTGACCCGACAAAAGAGGTTGAAGCTGCCGAGAAAAGGGTACAAGGTGGCTATTCCACAAGGGAAAGAGAAGCAAGGGAACTTACAGGCACGGACTTTTACAAAAATATCAAACAGCGAAAGCGTGAAGAGGAATTGTTAAAGGAGGTAACAGGAGGTGCAAAGACAGACACACAAACCGTTGAGAATATTAACGGACGTGAGGAATCAGACACAGAAAACAACCCCGACAATGACGGAGGGCAGACAGAGGAAGAAACCGAGGAATAA
- the terS gene encoding phage terminase small subunit, translating to MARQKDENREKAKQLFLDSDGLMKNTEIAEALGIDSAKVRKWKCVDKWNDALENKPKKRGGQKGNKNAKGHGAPVRNKNAETHGAYSKVYFDELSEDEKALIESVTLDTGENTLRELQSLIAKEKDLEKRIKELNTDTTGNLYTDKVVEMRTPGKEGEDADPYGAYNEDGKEKTQGPALSVAMETTIKSSAFERAMKLEDQLNKVHGRIIKLLDTIKSYELEQRRIALEEKRYALMKQKISGEYDVDPDTGEIDDSYTEDSEDGEV from the coding sequence TTGGCAAGACAGAAAGACGAAAACAGGGAAAAGGCGAAGCAACTTTTTTTGGATTCAGACGGCTTAATGAAGAATACAGAAATTGCGGAAGCCTTGGGGATTGATTCGGCAAAGGTGCGAAAATGGAAGTGCGTAGACAAGTGGAATGATGCACTTGAAAATAAACCCAAAAAGAGGGGCGGACAAAAAGGCAATAAAAACGCCAAGGGTCACGGGGCCCCTGTAAGAAATAAAAATGCAGAAACACACGGGGCATATTCCAAGGTGTATTTTGATGAATTATCAGAAGATGAAAAAGCGTTGATAGAATCAGTTACCCTTGATACAGGGGAAAATACATTAAGGGAATTACAAAGCCTTATAGCCAAAGAAAAAGATTTGGAAAAAAGGATAAAAGAATTAAACACGGATACCACAGGCAACCTATACACAGACAAGGTTGTAGAAATGCGTACCCCCGGAAAAGAGGGAGAGGATGCAGACCCATACGGTGCATACAATGAGGACGGCAAAGAAAAGACACAGGGACCGGCTCTAAGCGTGGCTATGGAAACAACTATTAAATCCTCTGCCTTTGAAAGGGCAATGAAGCTAGAGGACCAGCTTAATAAAGTACACGGCAGAATCATAAAGCTATTGGATACAATAAAGTCTTATGAGTTAGAGCAACGTCGTATCGCATTGGAAGAGAAGCGGTACGCATTGATGAAACAGAAGATAAGCGGGGAGTATGATGTAGACCCCGACACAGGAGAGATAGACGATAGCTACACAGAGGACAGTGAGGACGGCGAGGTATAG